In one window of Acanthochromis polyacanthus isolate Apoly-LR-REF ecotype Palm Island chromosome 8, KAUST_Apoly_ChrSc, whole genome shotgun sequence DNA:
- the kcna1a gene encoding potassium voltage-gated channel subfamily A member 1, with the protein MTVVAGDNMDETSAVPGHPQDTYPPDHNDHECCERVVINIAGLRFETQLKTLSQFPETLLGNPKKRMRYFDPLRNEYFFDRNRPSFDAILYYYQSGGRLRRPVNVPLDMFSEEIKFYELGVEAMEKFREDEGFIREEERPLPEKEFQRQIWLLFEHPESSGTARGIAIVSVMVILISIVIFCLETLPQLKEDPMGRMVRVGNTTIYYKPNILTDPFFVIETLCIIWFSFELIVRFLACPSKPAFFKNMMNMIDIVAIIPYFITLGTELAEDPESEGVGEQATSLAILRVIRLVRVFRIFKLSRHSKGLQILGQTLKASMRELGLLIFFLFIGVILFSSAVYFAEAEEQGSYFGSIPDAFWWAVVSMTTVGYGDMVPVTIGGKIVGSLCAIAGVLTIALPVPVIVSNFNYFYHRETEGEEQAQLLNVSNPNIPSETNSSRRSSSTVSKSEYMEIDGDINNSIDNFREANLRTGNCTIANQNCVNKSKLLTDV; encoded by the coding sequence ATGACTGTGGTAGCAGGAGACAACATGGACGAGACCTCGGCCGTCCCGGGCCACCCTCAGGACACCTACCCCCCAGACCACAACGACCACGAGTGCTGCGAGAGGGTGGTCATCAACATCGCAGGTCTGCGCTTCGAGACGCAGCTCAAAACTCTCTCCCAGTTCCCGGAGACGTTGCTGGGCAACCCCAAGAAGCGGATGCGCTACTTCGACCCGCTCAGAAACGAGTACTTCTTCGACAGGAACCGGCCCAGCTTCGATGCCATCCTGTATTACTACCAGTCCGGGGGGCGCCTCAGAAGACCCGTCAACGTCCCTTTGGATATGTTCTCAGAAGAGATTAAGTTCTACGAGCTGGGAgtggaggccatggagaagttCCGAGAGGATGAGGGCTTCATCAGGGAGGAGGAGCGGCCTCTGCCTGAGAAGGAGTTCCAGCGGCAGATCTGGCTTCTCTTCGAGCATCCAGAGAGCTCAGGCACCGCCAGAGGGATCGCCATCGTGTCTGTGATGGTGATCCTCATTTCCATAGTCATCTTTTGTTTAGAGACTTTGCCCCAGCTGAAAGAGGACCCGATGGGTCGAATGGTCAGAGTGGGGAACACCACCATTTATTACAAGCCAAATATCCTCACTGACCCATTCTTTGTCATTGAGACTCTCTGCATCATCTGGTTCTCCTTTGAGTTGATAGTGCGCTTTCTGGCATGTCCGAGCAAACCGGCCTTCTTCAAGAACATGATGAACATGATCGACATCGTGGCCATCATCCCTTATTTCATCACACTGGGCACCGAGCTGGCTGAAGACCCGGAGAGCGAGGGGGTGGGAGAGCAGGCAACATCTCTGGCCATCCTCAGGGTAATCCGTCTGGTCAGGGTGTTCAGGATCTTCAAGCTGTCACGACACTCCAAAGGACTGCAGATTTTGGGGCAGACCCTCAAAGCCAGCATGCGAGAGCTGGGATTGCTGATCTTCTTTCTGTTCATTGGGGTCATCCTGTTCTCCAGCGCTGTCTACTTTGCCGAGGCAGAGGAGCAAGGATCCTACTTTGGCAGCATCCCAGATGCGTTTTGGTGGGCCGTTGTGTCCATGACAACTGTGGGCTATGGGGACATGGTGCCGGTCACTATAGGGGGCAAGATTGTAGGATCTCTGTGCGCAATCGCTGGAGTGTTGACAATTGCGCTGCCGGTGCCTGTCATTGTGTCCAACTTCAACTACTTCTACCACCGGGAGACCGAGGGAGAAGAGCAGGCCCAGCTGCTGAACGTCAGCAACCCCAACATCCCCTCTGAAACCAACTCCAGCCGCCGTAGTTCATCTACTGTCAGCAAGTCAGAGTACATGGAGATTGATGGAGACATAAACAATAGCATCGACAATTTTAGGGAGGCAAACCTCAGAACTGGCAATTGCACTATAGCCAACCAAAACTGTGTAAATAAAAGCAAGCTGCTTACAGATGTTTAG